The Sphingomonas naphthae nucleotide sequence TTCGCAGGAGCATGGTGTGGATCAGGATAGGGCGCCGGCCAGATACACTGCGCTCGCCAGCAGCAGGACCACGCCGATCGCGCGGGTGATACCGGGGGCGAGGCGGAAGGTGCGCGGGCGGACCAGCATCACCAGCGCGAGGCCCCACAGGATCAGCAGGCCGAGGATCATCGGCAGCGGGTTCATGCCGCCCCTCCCCCGGCCTGCCTGTCCCCGTGCCTCACTGGCAGGCCAGACACTCGTCGTAATCGGTGCTTTCCACGTCGATCTTGCGCAGGTCGATCGTGTTGTCCGTCTCGACCCCGCCGGCGAAGCCCGCGCGCTGGATCGATTTGGAGCGGAGGTAGTAGAGCGACTTGATGCCCAATTCCCACGCGCGGAAGTGGAGCATCAGCAGATCCCACTTGTCCACGTCGGCCGGGATGAACAGGTTCAGCGACGAAGACTGATCGATGTAGGGCGTGCGATCGGCCTGAAGCTCGATCAGCCAGCGCTGGTCGATCTCGAAGCTGGTCTTGTAGCAATCCTTCTCGTCCTGGCTCAGGAAATCGAGGTGCTGGACCGAGCCGCCCTTTTCGAGGATCGTGTTCCACACCGCATCCGAATTCTTGGACTTCGCCGCCAGCAGCTTTTCCAGATAGGGATTGCGGATCGAGAAGCTGCCCGACAGCGTCTTGTGCGTGTAGATGTTGGCCGGGATCGGCTCGATGCAGGCCGAGGTGCCGCCGCAGATGATGCTGATCGACGCGGTCGGCGCGATCGCCATCTTGCACGAGAAACGCTGCATCACGCCCTGATCGGCGGCGTCGGGGCACGGGCCCCGCTCGATCGCGAGCTGCATCGAGGCTTCGTCGGCCTGCGCCGAGATGTGCTTGAAGATGCGCATGTTCCAGCTCTTGGCCATGGCGCCTTCCATCGGCAGGCCGCGCGCCTGGAGGAAGCTGTGGAAGCCCATCACGCCGAGGCCGACCGACCGCTCGCGGCCGGCGCTGTACTTGGCGCGCTCCATGCCGGGCTCGGACCGCTCGATATAATCGGTCAGCACATTGTCGAGGAAGCGCATCACGTCCTCGATGAACTGCTTGTCGCCGTTCCACGCATCCCACATCTCGAGGTTGAGCGAGGACAGGCAGCAGACGGCGGTGCGCTCCTTGCCGAACTGGTCGCGGCCCGTCGGCAGCGTGATTTCCGAGCAGAGGTTGGAGGTGGAGACCTTCAGCCCCACGTCGCGCTGGAACTTGGGCATGGCGCGGTTCACCGTATCGGCGAACACCAGATAGGGCTCGCCGGTGGCGAGGCGCACCTCGACCAGCTTCTGGAACAGGGCGCGGGCGTTGACCGAGCCGCGCTTGGAGCCGTCCTTGGGGCTCTTCAGCTCGAAATCGGTGCCGTCGCGCACGGCCTCCATGAATTCGTCGGTGATGAGCACGCCGTGGTGCAGGTTGAGCGCCTTGCGGTTGAAGTCTCCACTCGTCTTGCGAATTTCGAGGAACTCCTCGATCTCCGGGTGGCACACGTCGAGATAGACCGCCGCCGATCCGCGCCGCAGCGAGCCCTGCGAAATCGCGAGGGTCAGCGAATCCATCACGCGGACGAAGGGGATGATGCCGCTGGTCTTGCCGTTCAGGCCGACCGGCTCGCCGATGCCGCGCACATTGCCCCAATAGGTGCCGATGCCGCCGCCGCGCGAGGCCAGCCACACATTCTCGTTCCAGGTGTCGACGATGCCGTTCAGGCTGTCGGGCACCGAATTGAGGTAGCAGGAAATCGGCAGGCCGCGCCCGGTGCCGCCGTTCGACAGGACGGGCGTGGAGGGCATGAACCAGAGGCGCGAGATATAATCGTACAGGCGCTGGGCGTGGGCGGCATCGTCGGCATAGGCCGATGCGACGCGGACGAAGAGATCCTGGAAGCTCTCGCCGGGCAGCAGATAGCGGTCCTTCAGCGTCTCCTTGCCGAAATCGGTGAGGA carries:
- a CDS encoding ribonucleoside-diphosphate reductase subunit alpha, whose product is MFETIAPASATKSAAEASPAEARASDQPSAPARKLYSVEVDHSRDALLTDFGKETLKDRYLLPGESFQDLFVRVASAYADDAAHAQRLYDYISRLWFMPSTPVLSNGGTGRGLPISCYLNSVPDSLNGIVDTWNENVWLASRGGGIGTYWGNVRGIGEPVGLNGKTSGIIPFVRVMDSLTLAISQGSLRRGSAAVYLDVCHPEIEEFLEIRKTSGDFNRKALNLHHGVLITDEFMEAVRDGTDFELKSPKDGSKRGSVNARALFQKLVEVRLATGEPYLVFADTVNRAMPKFQRDVGLKVSTSNLCSEITLPTGRDQFGKERTAVCCLSSLNLEMWDAWNGDKQFIEDVMRFLDNVLTDYIERSEPGMERAKYSAGRERSVGLGVMGFHSFLQARGLPMEGAMAKSWNMRIFKHISAQADEASMQLAIERGPCPDAADQGVMQRFSCKMAIAPTASISIICGGTSACIEPIPANIYTHKTLSGSFSIRNPYLEKLLAAKSKNSDAVWNTILEKGGSVQHLDFLSQDEKDCYKTSFEIDQRWLIELQADRTPYIDQSSSLNLFIPADVDKWDLLMLHFRAWELGIKSLYYLRSKSIQRAGFAGGVETDNTIDLRKIDVESTDYDECLACQ